GCAGCGACGAACGCAACGTCGGTGCAGCCGCCATCTGGGGACAAGTGCGTCGAGATTGGGAGCAAACGGACACCTTACGGATGCGATTTGGCTGGAGAAGCGTGTCGACCATGGGTCAGGTTGCCTGGCTCGCCACCGACTGCTACCTCTATGTCCAAGCTGGCTACCGTAAAGCGGAGTTACCTTTGCGAATTACAGCCGTCATGATCCAAGATCAC
This genomic interval from Bremerella sp. JC817 contains the following:
- a CDS encoding nuclear transport factor 2 family protein, with translation MYATASVEADVMSVLRQFADAYACRDKGRLLGLFCSDRDAVVLGNGSDERNVGAAAIWGQVRRDWEQTDTLRMRFGWRSVSTMGQVAWLATDCYLYVQAGYRKAELPLRITAVMIQDHCGWKIAQMHYSSPICVEADADTCLE